One stretch of Microbacterium terrae DNA includes these proteins:
- a CDS encoding helix-turn-helix transcriptional regulator, translating into MAARPTRVTNRIRAVREGAGLTQAELARRVGVTRQTLIAIEQEKYSPTLELAFQIARIFEVGLDDLFQYPEE; encoded by the coding sequence ATGGCGGCACGACCCACCCGCGTCACCAACCGCATCCGCGCCGTGCGCGAAGGTGCGGGACTCACCCAGGCCGAGCTCGCCCGTCGCGTGGGCGTGACCCGGCAGACCCTCATCGCGATCGAGCAGGAGAAGTACTCGCCCACGCTCGAGCTCGCGTTCCAGATCGCCCGCATCTTCGAGGTGGGCCTCGACGACCTCTTCCAATACCCGGAGGAATGA
- the arfA gene encoding arabinosylfuranosidase ArfA — protein sequence MRAARFTLDPAFQVGPVRRRTFGSFVEHLGRCVYTGIHDPAHPTADENGFRGDVIDLTRELGVSTVRYPGGNFVSGYRWEDGVGPVDERPSRLDLAWHSMEPNTIGTDEFMTWAAKAGVEPMMAVNLGTRGVEEALDLLEYCNVPAGSAMAERRRANGAEDPYRVAMWCLGNEMDGPWQIGHKTAAEYGRLAAETARAMRLMDPNLELVVCGSSSSDMPTFGEWERVVLTETYEHVDYISAHAYYWEEEGDLDSFLASSVDMDGFIEDVVATADQVRAAGRHSKRINISFDEWNVWYQKRAESKPPTGDDWPVAPVLLEDRYTVADAVVVGSLLISLLRHTDRVHAASIAQLVNVIAPIMTEPGGRIWKQTIFHPFAQAANLAKGSVLRPVIASPTYETARFGEVALIDGVATYDDETGEIVVFAVNRSQTDTLTLEVDVRNGAVEVVEATSYAHNDPRWTATADDDSTVRPRPNDTAAVDAGTVSMQLPPVSWNVIRLGRAG from the coding sequence ATGCGCGCAGCGCGTTTCACCCTCGACCCCGCCTTCCAGGTCGGACCGGTCCGCCGGCGCACCTTCGGCTCGTTCGTCGAGCACCTCGGCCGCTGCGTGTACACGGGCATCCACGACCCGGCGCATCCCACCGCCGACGAGAACGGCTTCCGCGGCGACGTGATCGACCTCACCCGCGAGCTGGGCGTGTCGACGGTGCGCTACCCCGGCGGCAACTTCGTCTCGGGCTACCGCTGGGAAGACGGCGTCGGTCCGGTCGACGAGCGCCCGAGCCGTCTCGACCTCGCCTGGCACTCGATGGAGCCGAACACGATCGGCACCGACGAGTTCATGACGTGGGCCGCGAAGGCCGGCGTCGAGCCGATGATGGCCGTCAACCTCGGGACCCGTGGCGTGGAGGAGGCGCTCGACCTGCTCGAGTACTGCAACGTGCCCGCCGGCTCGGCGATGGCGGAGCGCCGCCGCGCGAACGGCGCAGAAGACCCGTACCGGGTCGCGATGTGGTGCCTGGGCAACGAGATGGACGGCCCGTGGCAGATCGGCCACAAGACCGCCGCCGAGTACGGTCGCCTCGCCGCCGAGACGGCGCGCGCGATGCGCCTCATGGACCCGAACCTCGAACTGGTCGTCTGCGGCTCGTCGAGCTCTGACATGCCCACCTTCGGCGAGTGGGAGCGGGTGGTGCTCACCGAGACCTACGAGCACGTCGACTACATCTCGGCCCACGCCTACTACTGGGAGGAGGAGGGCGACCTCGATTCGTTCCTCGCCTCCTCGGTCGACATGGACGGCTTCATCGAAGACGTCGTCGCCACGGCCGACCAGGTGCGCGCCGCCGGTCGCCACAGCAAGCGCATCAACATCTCGTTCGACGAGTGGAACGTCTGGTATCAGAAGCGCGCCGAGTCGAAGCCGCCGACCGGCGACGACTGGCCGGTCGCGCCGGTGCTGCTCGAGGACCGCTACACCGTGGCGGATGCCGTCGTGGTCGGCTCCCTGCTCATCAGCCTGCTGCGCCACACCGACCGCGTGCACGCGGCATCCATCGCCCAGCTCGTCAACGTGATCGCGCCGATCATGACCGAGCCGGGCGGGCGCATCTGGAAGCAGACGATCTTCCACCCGTTCGCGCAGGCGGCGAACCTCGCGAAGGGGTCCGTGCTGCGGCCGGTGATCGCGTCGCCCACCTACGAGACGGCCCGCTTCGGCGAGGTGGCGCTCATCGACGGCGTCGCGACGTACGACGACGAGACCGGCGAGATCGTGGTGTTCGCGGTCAACCGCTCGCAGACCGACACCCTCACGCTCGAGGTCGACGTGCGAAACGGCGCGGTCGAGGTCGTCGAGGCGACCTCGTACGCCCACAACGACCCGCGGTGGACGGCGACGGCCGACGACGACAGCACGGTGCGGCCGCGTCCGAACGACACGGCCGCCGTCGACGCGGGCACGGTGTCGATGCAGCTTCCACCCGTGTCGTGGAACGTGATCAGGCTCGGCCGTGCGGGCTGA
- a CDS encoding ABC transporter substrate-binding protein, whose translation MRKTKIVAAAALASVAALTLSACGAGSGEGDADTIQFMFRGGPDEKAAYEAAIDRFTEDTGVEVEMIVTDADQYATKLQAAVSGGKVPDVFYIEQANLQSYVHSGVLMDITDLVAESDIDLDNIWQFGVDSYRFDGTLQGTPDGKLYGLPKDVGPFAFGYNKTMLEDAGIPLPDPTTGYTWDEFVDVTKQLTVDKDGDGAIDQWGTGLNVQWNLQSLVWSNGGDWTNEDRTEVTVDTPEFAEALQWFADLTNVEKVTPSASDAATLDTYQRWMAGEIGFFPVGPWDVSVYNDLDFDYDLIPWPVGSTGEQATWLGSLGIGVSATSGNPEASVDLVKYLTTDVEAQETLVSANIQIPNLIDMAEEWAAEEGAEPANRAEFVNIASTTGRAMPAAFTYGAAWYDELWTNIQPVLDGEQTAADYLAEVQPRMQTLLDEANMRAEQAASAG comes from the coding sequence ATGAGGAAGACCAAGATCGTCGCGGCAGCGGCGCTGGCATCCGTCGCCGCGCTCACCCTGTCGGCCTGCGGCGCCGGCTCGGGCGAGGGCGACGCCGACACCATCCAGTTCATGTTCCGCGGCGGACCCGACGAGAAGGCCGCGTACGAAGCGGCCATCGACCGGTTCACCGAAGACACCGGCGTCGAGGTCGAGATGATCGTGACCGACGCCGACCAGTACGCCACCAAGCTGCAGGCTGCGGTGTCGGGCGGCAAGGTGCCCGACGTGTTCTACATCGAGCAGGCCAACCTGCAGTCGTACGTGCACTCGGGCGTCCTGATGGACATCACCGACCTCGTCGCGGAGAGCGACATCGACCTCGACAACATCTGGCAGTTCGGCGTCGACAGCTACCGCTTCGACGGCACGCTCCAGGGCACGCCCGACGGCAAGCTCTACGGCCTGCCCAAGGACGTCGGCCCCTTCGCGTTCGGCTACAACAAGACCATGCTCGAAGACGCCGGCATCCCGCTCCCCGACCCGACCACGGGCTACACGTGGGACGAGTTCGTCGACGTGACCAAGCAGCTCACCGTCGACAAGGACGGCGACGGCGCGATCGACCAGTGGGGCACCGGACTCAACGTCCAGTGGAACCTGCAGTCGCTGGTGTGGAGCAACGGCGGCGACTGGACCAACGAGGACCGTACCGAGGTCACCGTCGACACCCCCGAGTTCGCCGAGGCGCTGCAGTGGTTCGCCGACCTCACCAACGTCGAGAAGGTCACCCCGAGCGCTTCGGATGCCGCGACCCTCGACACCTACCAGCGGTGGATGGCCGGCGAGATCGGCTTCTTCCCCGTCGGCCCGTGGGACGTCTCGGTCTACAACGACCTCGACTTCGACTACGACCTCATCCCCTGGCCGGTCGGCTCCACCGGCGAGCAGGCCACGTGGCTCGGCAGCCTCGGCATCGGCGTCTCGGCGACGAGCGGCAACCCCGAGGCCTCGGTCGACCTGGTCAAGTACCTCACGACCGACGTCGAGGCGCAGGAGACCCTCGTCTCCGCGAACATCCAGATCCCCAACCTCATCGACATGGCTGAGGAGTGGGCGGCCGAGGAGGGTGCCGAGCCCGCCAACCGCGCGGAGTTCGTGAACATCGCGAGCACGACCGGTCGCGCGATGCCGGCGGCATTCACCTACGGCGCCGCCTGGTACGACGAGCTCTGGACGAACATCCAGCCCGTCCTCGACGGCGAGCAGACCGCCGCGGACTACCTGGCGGAGGTGCAGCCGCGCATGCAGACTCTTCTCGACGAGGCCAACATGCGCGCCGAGCAGGCGGCTTCCGCAGGCTGA
- a CDS encoding arabinan endo-1,5-alpha-L-arabinosidase: MRADRRILTALALAIGLAMTTSACAAQSAATPLALEGDLAVHDPALVVGAEDEPWYVFSTGDVRRGLGAPQIRRSVDGGTTWDDLGTVWDAASRPDWAYEAVPGVSNFWAPDVVEHDGTFYLYYSASTFGKNRSAIGLTTNTTLDPDDPDYAWVDQGMVWQSTPGVDDYNAIDPGVITDEDGTPWMSFGSFWGGIQLIELEWPSGMPVAGAEPVTIASRDAPPNAIEAPYLYRHGDWYYLFVSEESCCKGTDSTYRIAVGRSADITGPYVGPDGAELTMDGAGVILDAYGDMVGPGGQSVSDGHLGFHFYDAAQGGAFQLAIRELAWTDDGWPVARTSEELAAAE, from the coding sequence GTGCGGGCTGATCGCCGGATCCTCACCGCCCTCGCGCTCGCCATCGGACTCGCCATGACGACATCCGCCTGCGCCGCCCAGTCGGCGGCCACCCCTCTCGCCCTCGAAGGCGACCTCGCCGTGCACGACCCCGCGCTCGTCGTGGGCGCCGAGGACGAGCCCTGGTACGTCTTCTCGACCGGCGACGTGCGGCGGGGGCTCGGGGCGCCCCAGATCCGCCGGTCCGTCGACGGCGGCACGACGTGGGACGACCTCGGCACCGTCTGGGATGCGGCATCCCGCCCCGACTGGGCCTATGAGGCGGTGCCGGGGGTCTCCAACTTCTGGGCGCCCGACGTCGTCGAGCACGACGGCACCTTCTACCTCTACTACTCCGCCTCGACCTTCGGGAAGAACAGGTCGGCGATCGGGCTCACCACCAACACCACCCTCGACCCCGACGACCCCGACTACGCATGGGTCGATCAGGGCATGGTGTGGCAGTCGACGCCCGGCGTCGACGACTACAATGCCATCGACCCCGGCGTGATCACCGATGAGGACGGCACGCCGTGGATGAGCTTCGGCTCGTTCTGGGGCGGCATCCAGCTCATCGAGCTGGAGTGGCCGAGCGGGATGCCCGTCGCCGGCGCCGAGCCGGTGACCATCGCCTCGCGCGACGCGCCGCCGAACGCGATCGAGGCGCCCTACCTCTATCGCCACGGCGACTGGTACTACCTGTTCGTCTCGGAGGAGTCGTGCTGCAAGGGCACCGACTCGACGTACCGGATCGCGGTCGGCCGCTCCGCCGACATCACCGGCCCGTACGTCGGTCCCGACGGCGCCGAGCTGACGATGGACGGTGCGGGGGTCATCCTCGACGCCTACGGCGACATGGTCGGCCCGGGCGGGCAGTCGGTGTCGGACGGCCACCTCGGCTTCCACTTCTACGACGCTGCTCAGGGCGGCGCGTTCCAGCTGGCGATCCGCGAGCTGGCGTGGACCGACGACGGCTGGCCGGTCGCCCGCACCTCCGAGGAGCTCGCCGCCGCGGAGTAG
- a CDS encoding carbohydrate ABC transporter permease, which translates to MSTQIPTPAAFRSATRAALNPKPDEPMRSKREVNRLHRVEHRWAFAFMVAPIIGFLAFTAYPLGYAIYASLTRWNGLGQMTFIGFENYVRLFKDQYFLTSLWNTAFYMIGIPIGLALSLLLALALNRGIFGQTAFRTIYYVPVISSLAAVAIVWQFAYNGDYGLINQFLAIFGIQGPDWLQNTATVKPAIIIMAVWKGLGYSTLLYLAAIQSVPASLIEAAKLDGANATQRVWTIVVPMVRPVTFFLVVTNIIGGAQLFTEVNIMTPNGGPEFSSATVVWYVFRQAFRYQEMGYATAMAVVLGILIFVVTLIQFRLNKRNDFSIE; encoded by the coding sequence ATGTCGACACAGATCCCGACCCCGGCAGCGTTCAGGTCTGCCACCCGGGCGGCGCTGAACCCGAAGCCGGATGAGCCGATGCGCTCCAAGCGCGAGGTCAACCGCCTCCACCGCGTGGAGCACCGCTGGGCCTTCGCCTTCATGGTGGCGCCCATCATCGGATTCCTCGCGTTCACCGCGTACCCCCTCGGGTACGCGATCTACGCGTCCCTCACCCGCTGGAACGGGCTCGGGCAGATGACCTTCATCGGCTTCGAGAACTACGTGCGACTGTTCAAGGACCAGTACTTCCTGACGTCGCTGTGGAACACCGCGTTCTACATGATCGGCATCCCGATCGGCCTGGCGCTCTCGCTGCTGCTCGCCCTCGCACTCAACCGCGGCATCTTCGGGCAGACGGCGTTCCGCACCATCTACTACGTGCCGGTGATCTCGTCGCTCGCCGCGGTCGCGATCGTCTGGCAGTTCGCGTACAACGGCGACTACGGCCTCATAAACCAGTTCCTCGCGATCTTCGGCATCCAGGGCCCCGACTGGCTGCAGAACACCGCGACGGTCAAGCCCGCGATCATCATCATGGCCGTCTGGAAGGGGCTCGGGTACTCGACCCTCCTCTACCTCGCCGCGATCCAGTCGGTGCCCGCGTCGCTCATCGAAGCGGCCAAGCTCGACGGCGCGAATGCGACGCAGCGGGTCTGGACCATCGTCGTGCCCATGGTGCGGCCCGTGACGTTCTTCCTCGTGGTGACCAACATCATCGGCGGCGCGCAGCTGTTCACCGAGGTCAACATCATGACCCCGAACGGCGGCCCCGAGTTCAGCTCGGCCACCGTCGTCTGGTACGTCTTCCGCCAGGCGTTCCGCTATCAGGAGATGGGCTACGCGACCGCGATGGCGGTGGTGCTCGGCATCCTCATCTTCGTCGTCACCCTGATCCAGTTCCGCCTCAACAAGCGCAACGACTTCAGCATCGAGTGA
- the ddaH gene encoding dimethylargininase yields the protein MSTQNTAPATATAAAAGAASARIQQTRRYLMCRPEHFTVSYTINPWMEPANPTDTALAVRQWQALYDTYIALGHEVHLIDPIAGLPDMVYTANGGFVIDGVAYGAKFRFQERMPEGPAFMDWFRDNGYEVAEPVEVNEGEGDFLLVGDTILAGTGFRSTGDSHRELAEVFGKEVVSLTLVDPRFYHLDTAISVLDPVEGPGGVEKANIAYLVHAFDKASQQVLAERYPDAIRVADEDGAVFGLNSASDGLNVIISPRAKGFEAQLRERGYNPVLVDLSELLLGGGGIKCCTLELRR from the coding sequence ATGTCCACCCAGAACACCGCGCCCGCCACCGCCACCGCAGCCGCCGCGGGCGCAGCATCCGCCCGCATCCAGCAGACGCGTCGCTACCTCATGTGCCGCCCCGAGCACTTCACGGTGAGCTACACGATCAATCCCTGGATGGAGCCGGCGAACCCCACCGACACCGCGCTCGCCGTGCGCCAGTGGCAGGCGCTGTACGACACCTACATCGCCCTCGGCCACGAGGTGCACCTGATCGACCCGATCGCGGGCCTGCCCGACATGGTCTACACGGCCAACGGCGGATTCGTGATCGACGGCGTCGCGTACGGCGCGAAGTTCCGATTCCAGGAGCGGATGCCCGAGGGTCCGGCGTTCATGGACTGGTTCCGCGACAACGGCTACGAGGTCGCCGAACCCGTCGAGGTGAACGAGGGGGAGGGCGACTTCCTGCTCGTCGGCGACACGATCCTGGCCGGAACCGGCTTCCGCTCGACCGGCGACAGCCACCGCGAGCTCGCTGAGGTGTTCGGCAAGGAGGTCGTCTCGCTCACCCTGGTCGACCCGCGCTTCTACCACCTCGACACCGCGATCTCGGTGCTCGACCCCGTCGAGGGCCCCGGCGGCGTCGAGAAGGCGAACATCGCCTATCTCGTGCACGCCTTCGACAAGGCGTCGCAGCAGGTGCTCGCCGAGCGCTACCCCGACGCGATCCGCGTCGCCGACGAGGATGGCGCCGTGTTCGGCCTGAACTCGGCCAGTGACGGCCTCAACGTGATCATCTCGCCGCGCGCGAAGGGCTTCGAGGCTCAGCTGCGCGAGCGCGGCTACAACCCGGTGCTCGTCGACCTGTCGGAGCTTCTGCTCGGCGGCGGCGGCATCAAGTGCTGCACGCTCGAGCTGCGGCGCTGA
- the rocD gene encoding ornithine--oxo-acid transaminase, which yields MSTASLDTATIEIIGSEEEHVAHNYHPLPVVVARGEGAWVTDVEGKRYLDLLSAYSALNFGHGHPALIAAAQEQLTRLTLTSRAFHNDRLGVFAGALAEMCGKDLVLPMNTGAEAVETGIKVARAWCYRVKGIADGAAQIVVAHGNFHGRTTTIVGFSDDDTARDGFGPFTPGFVGVPFGDAAALEAAITESTAAVLIEPIQGEAGVIVPPEGYLRAVREICTKHNVLMIADEIQSGLGRVGETFACDREGVVPDVYLLGKALGGGILPLSAVVADRDVLGVIRPGEHGSTFGGNPLAAAVGLRVVEMLQSGEFQTRAKALGEHLEARLDALIGHGVTAVRVAGLWAGVDIDPAVGTGREVAEKLIARGVLVKDTHGQTIRIAPPLVIRATELDWAVEQLKVVLAG from the coding sequence ATGAGCACCGCATCGCTCGACACCGCCACGATCGAGATCATCGGCTCCGAAGAGGAGCACGTCGCCCACAACTACCACCCGCTTCCGGTGGTCGTCGCCCGCGGCGAGGGGGCCTGGGTCACCGACGTCGAGGGCAAGCGCTACCTCGACCTGCTGTCGGCCTACTCCGCGCTGAACTTCGGCCACGGGCATCCTGCTCTCATCGCCGCGGCGCAGGAGCAGCTCACGCGTCTCACCCTCACCAGTCGGGCCTTCCACAACGACAGGCTCGGCGTTTTCGCCGGCGCGCTCGCCGAGATGTGCGGCAAGGATCTGGTGCTGCCGATGAACACCGGCGCCGAGGCCGTCGAGACCGGCATCAAGGTCGCGCGCGCCTGGTGCTACCGCGTCAAGGGCATCGCCGACGGCGCTGCGCAGATCGTCGTCGCCCACGGAAACTTCCACGGCCGCACCACCACGATCGTCGGCTTCAGCGACGACGACACGGCGCGTGACGGGTTCGGACCCTTCACCCCCGGGTTCGTGGGCGTGCCGTTCGGGGATGCCGCCGCACTCGAGGCCGCGATCACCGAGTCGACCGCGGCCGTGCTCATCGAGCCGATCCAGGGCGAAGCGGGCGTCATCGTTCCGCCCGAGGGGTACCTGCGTGCGGTGCGCGAGATCTGCACGAAGCACAACGTGCTCATGATCGCCGACGAGATCCAGTCGGGTCTCGGCCGCGTCGGCGAGACGTTCGCGTGCGACCGCGAGGGCGTCGTGCCCGACGTGTACCTGCTCGGCAAGGCGCTCGGCGGCGGCATCCTTCCGCTGTCGGCCGTCGTCGCCGACCGCGACGTGCTGGGCGTCATCCGTCCCGGAGAGCACGGCTCGACCTTCGGCGGCAACCCACTCGCCGCGGCAGTGGGACTGCGCGTGGTCGAGATGCTGCAGTCGGGCGAGTTCCAGACTCGCGCGAAGGCGCTCGGCGAGCACCTCGAGGCACGGCTCGACGCGCTCATCGGCCACGGTGTGACCGCGGTGCGCGTCGCCGGTCTCTGGGCCGGCGTCGACATCGACCCCGCCGTCGGCACGGGTCGCGAGGTCGCCGAGAAGCTCATCGCGCGCGGTGTGCTGGTGAAGGACACCCATGGCCAGACGATCCGCATCGCCCCGCCGCTGGTGATCCGCGCCACCGAGCTCGATTGGGCGGTCGAGCAGCTGAAGGTCGTGCTCGCCGGCTGA
- a CDS encoding carbohydrate ABC transporter permease, whose product MSDHTRTLTVPDAKKRRLRPATEKGQSRLVNAVLFVVLAVGSIAMLAPLIWMFTTSLKTKVEVFALPPVLWPTDPQWDTYTRMWDAAPILSGIQNSLIVSLTVTIIGSITSTMAAYALAKMRLPYKNAIFIGLLAGLMIPYPTLMIPQFVMFAKFGWVDTLLPLIVPLLFGNIIMIFFIRQYLASVPDSLIEAAYIDGASHPRVFATIVVPLIRPAIAAQFILWFMAIWNDYLAPILYLNSPQNQTLQVVIANLNVEFATQRDYPLIMGASVVALLPILIVFLIFQRQIIASVALTGTKG is encoded by the coding sequence ATGTCAGATCACACCCGCACCCTCACCGTCCCCGACGCCAAGAAGCGGCGACTGCGCCCGGCCACCGAGAAGGGGCAGAGCCGGCTCGTCAACGCCGTGCTGTTCGTGGTGCTCGCCGTCGGCTCGATCGCGATGCTCGCCCCGCTCATCTGGATGTTCACCACCTCGCTCAAGACCAAGGTCGAGGTGTTCGCGCTGCCGCCCGTGCTGTGGCCGACCGACCCGCAGTGGGACACCTACACCCGCATGTGGGATGCCGCGCCGATCCTCTCGGGCATCCAGAACAGCCTCATCGTGTCGCTGACGGTCACGATCATCGGCTCGATCACGTCGACGATGGCGGCGTACGCGCTCGCAAAGATGCGGCTGCCGTACAAGAACGCGATCTTCATCGGCCTGCTCGCCGGCCTGATGATCCCGTACCCGACCCTGATGATCCCGCAGTTCGTGATGTTCGCGAAGTTCGGCTGGGTCGACACCCTGCTCCCGCTGATCGTGCCGCTGCTGTTCGGCAACATCATCATGATCTTCTTCATCCGCCAGTACCTCGCGAGCGTTCCCGATTCGCTCATCGAGGCCGCCTACATCGACGGCGCCTCGCACCCGCGGGTGTTCGCCACGATCGTCGTGCCCCTCATCCGCCCGGCGATCGCCGCGCAGTTCATCCTGTGGTTCATGGCGATCTGGAACGACTACCTCGCGCCGATCCTGTACCTGAACTCGCCGCAGAACCAGACGCTGCAGGTGGTGATCGCGAACCTCAACGTGGAGTTCGCGACGCAGCGGGACTACCCGCTGATCATGGGCGCGAGCGTGGTGGCCCTGCTGCCGATCCTCATCGTGTTCCTGATCTTCCAGCGCCAGATCATCGCCTCGGTGGCCCTCACCGGAACGAAGGGCTGA
- a CDS encoding NAD(P)-dependent alcohol dehydrogenase, with protein sequence MNEIQNQATDAAPGAVPQTMTAWRQERYGGPESVTRQSGPVPVPGKGQVLLRVRATALAAGDVKVMRGEPLVGRAAFGLRRPKQPVRGLETAGTVVALGPGVAGLAVGDEVVGELSSLGGGLAEYAVTDAARLVPRPVELDPVVASTLPVSGVTAWQALDRGEVGDGDRVLVLRATGGVGTFAVQLARLRGADVHAFCGEANRALVEGLGASRTWDYRVTDAAGLPPGQYDVVIDIAGTASLRDLQRLVRDGGRVVLVSGEGSRFWGPIARLAGASVRSIGSKRRLLSFLATSKTGVLADLVALAVDGRVTPVVEGTWPLAEAGAALARTDSGRAVGKTVVLGSARIDPPAR encoded by the coding sequence ATGAACGAGATCCAGAACCAGGCGACGGATGCCGCACCCGGCGCCGTCCCGCAGACGATGACGGCCTGGCGGCAGGAGCGCTACGGCGGTCCCGAGTCCGTGACCCGCCAGAGCGGCCCCGTTCCGGTGCCGGGGAAGGGCCAGGTGCTGCTGCGCGTGCGGGCCACCGCACTCGCAGCAGGAGACGTCAAGGTCATGCGCGGCGAGCCGCTCGTCGGCCGCGCGGCGTTCGGCCTGCGCCGACCCAAGCAGCCGGTGCGCGGCCTCGAGACCGCCGGCACCGTCGTCGCCCTCGGCCCCGGCGTGGCCGGTCTCGCGGTGGGCGACGAGGTGGTCGGCGAGCTGTCGTCGCTCGGCGGCGGGCTGGCGGAGTACGCCGTGACCGACGCCGCGCGCCTGGTGCCGCGGCCCGTGGAGCTCGATCCGGTCGTCGCGTCGACCCTGCCCGTGAGCGGCGTCACCGCGTGGCAGGCGCTCGACCGCGGCGAGGTCGGCGACGGAGACCGCGTGCTCGTGCTGCGGGCCACCGGTGGGGTGGGCACGTTCGCCGTGCAGCTCGCGCGACTGCGGGGCGCCGACGTGCACGCGTTCTGCGGCGAGGCGAACCGCGCTCTCGTCGAGGGCCTCGGCGCATCGCGCACCTGGGACTACCGCGTGACCGATGCCGCGGGCCTGCCGCCCGGGCAGTACGACGTCGTCATCGACATCGCCGGCACGGCATCGCTGCGCGACCTGCAGCGGCTCGTGCGGGACGGCGGCCGCGTCGTGCTGGTGTCGGGCGAGGGCAGCCGGTTCTGGGGTCCGATCGCGCGCCTGGCCGGGGCATCCGTCCGCTCGATCGGCTCGAAGCGACGCCTGCTGTCGTTCCTGGCGACGTCGAAGACCGGTGTGCTCGCCGACCTCGTCGCGCTCGCCGTCGACGGGCGCGTCACGCCGGTCGTCGAGGGGACCTGGCCGCTGGCCGAGGCCGGCGCGGCGCTCGCGCGCACCGACTCGGGGCGGGCCGTGGGCAAGACCGTCGTGCTCGGAAGCGCCCGCATCGACCCGCCGGCGCGGTGA